DNA from Triplophysa rosa linkage group LG12, Trosa_1v2, whole genome shotgun sequence:
AAGGAAACGCATAAAATAAAAGAGAGGTTTGCAGTTCTCAATTGTAAAAGAGGACACTTCATGTTTGGGATGATGTGAAGCACCTTGAACTGTTTGCCACAGGTGGAGCAGAGGAAGTCTTTCCGGTCGGAGTGGCGGAGCATGTGCAGTCGCAGTTTATCAGGTCTACAGAAAGCCTTATCACACTCTGTACACTGGAAGATCTTCTCGGAGTGAAAACTCCTCACGTGTTTCTTAACCTGCACAGCACAGATTGACCAATCATACGTCAGCAAAAATGAGAATGAGAGGACTTGTTTGGTTGCATTTCTTAGCAGCACCTGTATGAAGTCCGTAAAGGATTTCTTGCAGGAGGGGCAGGAAAAGCAGCCGTTGACCAGGTGAACTCCCACGTGCACCTTGAGCAGGTCCAGTCTGTCGTAGGACTCCATGCAGAACAGACATGAGTATGTGCGCTGATCGGAGTGTAGCTGCAAGTGATCCTCTAAAGCGTCGCTGGACAGGAAGCCTTTACCGCACTGATGGCACACGTGGCGGCAGCCGTCCCGCCCGTGATACCGCATGTGCTGATCCAGCTTGTCTTTGTCCCGGAACGCCTTCCCGCACTGGAGGCATTTAAAGGGTCGAAAGGACTTACGAATAAAAAGATGCTGGAGAGCGGCATTCTGGGTAAGGGAAGAGAGAGCATGGAGGAATGGACACGTTTACAACACATGATGACTGGGTGGGCATTCCAAGCAGAGGCAGGTGACAATGCGTTTGTTTGGGTCTTTACGtcacaaaaaaatccaaaatgtgtTTGCATGCCCGAACTATTGCTTGAGCTAGAGTTTATGACCTTTCTTCTATGGAGCACAAAGTGTTTTATGATACAATAAGTATTTTTTGTAGCTCTTGTACACACAGTATAACTATAAACTTTTATGCATTTGAGATTAAGACACACATttctttcacagaagaaagtcatacgtcTGGGACATGAGAGTGAAGAAATGGTGACggagattttatttttcatttcttcaACCCTGTTGGATGATGGCGCTCAGGGTAGACAGGTGTGAACTGGTACAGACAGATGTAATGGGGATGCAGGGAGTCATCGGCTTTCAGTGTATTAACTAAACAAGTACATTTCCTCTGACTCTCCTCCGACCCGCATTAGACCTACCTGCAAGTCCACCTTAACGTGCAGCACGCAACgaaagagaaaaacacacacacacacacacaccgacaaGCTACTGTTAACCTCTACTAAACACACTACATTGCAGAGATATGGGGCTTGGAGATGGTATTTGGTAACTTTACCCTAATTCTCCTCGCTCGCCTCATGTCCTGCGGAGTCAGGTGGGGGTCTGCGGTAACCGTTTGAGGCAGATCCTCTTTCGCAGATTCTGGGACCTCCAAGGGTGGAGGCAGGGTGCCCGAATCCCCCTCGTCTTGTAAAGACTCGGTGTGGGTAGCCAGGGTATCAAGCCCCTCCCCTATCTCCGCCTCCACTGGGTCAGCCGTCATCTCCACCACCTTCAGGCCATTAAGAGCTCCATCCGTCCTCTCCTCATATGGAAGTTTATCTACAGACGCTAACAGCTCCTATGGTATGAGTTAAAGTAAAGCTTTTTAGCATGATGTCAGGTTTTATTGATTgacgtttttgttttttcttcgaAAGAAAACCAAAGTTACACACGAGAGACGGTAAAATAGagattttggtttattttatgaCAGTGTGTTCTGTACCTGTGTCTTGTCAGCACTTTCAACAGGAGTCTGCGAGCAGATGAATTTTGTGCGCCGTCCTGGCCGCCTTGCAGCACCAAAACGTTTCCTGCCCCGCCCACGGCCACGCCCCTTTGGCCTGGAAGCAAAGaatatttcaaacatttataacTTATCTGGAATACCATTATGAGCATTACTAAATATCTGCGTTATCAACATGCGTTAGGACCTTTGGACGAGGTCCAGCTTGTCATCGTGCATGTTTAAGTGCTGCTGAAGCTGCTCGGAGCTCATGAACCGTCTGTTGCACTCATAACACGGCCAGTTCTTCTCCTGCTCTCGTAAAACTGACACAGAAAGAAGTTTAGCCAGGAACACAAacgcattttaaaaatatcGTGGTTCAGAGCCATGTAAGGAAATCCAAATGAAGTTCATTTCAAAAGAGACGGCAAACACAATTCACCTTTCCTCTCTTCTTCTGTGACATCATGAACCTTCTGATTGACAAACTCAGCGTATGATGCGGCGTACCACACCTAGAGTACAAGATGAATTTTTTGGTCGGTTGAGAAAATAACTGTTTACTGTGGAAACACAAACTTCAAAGAAACACAAACAGCCGTAGAAACAATTAAGAGACTATTCGAAATGTtcatttcatcagcatttctagatgtatcgtggtcattccagtccagtgtctgttgaatttcaacaaaatcagacCTCAGGAgcgacaaagtcatccaacagcaatgtgaaagactgacgagggacaagacacatgaaaactgataaaaatccaggatatcacataaaaatatatcattttgaaacttttcctaaacatgtacaaatattactgttgcacTGCTTCAAAGTGAATCTGAACATGTTTTCTTTatagtatttgaggtctgaaaaaatacaaacatcttttctgttattttcacctgtttctccagttttcatttgctgcaaagaattttttatttcagatttgggagaaatattgttagtagttcacaaaatgatcattttacctaaacacatacctataaagagtaagtttaaaaaaagcaaaattgacattttccgcggctgtatatctACATAGTCTGTGATAGGATTATGGTTGTTAGGGCTGggtaatatacaaaaatatttatctaaggttcaatataatatatatatataaaactgatTCAGCCAAGAATAATTAATAAGATAGTATATACATTTTCACAGTTTATTTAGTGTGGAAAACAAGTCTCAATACTTTTAAACTACTTTTATGCTGTATGTTACTTGcattaacaatttaaaaaatatacttgGTAACAACAGCtgtaggaaaaaaataaagtgattaaatgtttaatgtttaaagaggTGCATTTTTTGAAACACATAAGCCATATATTGAATATTGTCAGTCGTAATGGAAGCTGTAAGTCAGAATTGTTTTTATTCTGCCCACCTTAAGCTCCTGCTTGGGTTGAATGTTCTTAATGCTGGTGTAAAAAATCTCAGAGCCGTACTGATAGGCCACCAGGTTCTGCTCCAGATGGTTCTGGGCAGGACGGACAAACATCATCCAGTTACACTGCTCCTCATTGGTCAGGTCGAACCAGAGGTCCTCggttctctctccctctctctcaggGTTTAACATGTACAGCTGCACAGAAGAAACAATGATGCTGTTATGTCCTACATCCACACAAAGATCCAAATGGTATACCTGAACATGATTCAGGGTAAATGATGAACAGTTTCCAGGTTTGTCCTACTTtaaggtgtatgtgtgtgtcctgTAGCTGGCTCTGTCGCACCAGCGGCCCCTCTACCGGACCGAACTGTGTACGTTTAGGGATCCGCCTCTTGGTAAAGACTCCGCCCAGGAAGCGGTCGATATACAGGATGAGAGGAAGACTGGCTCTGGCCTTGGACATCACGGGTCGGCTGAGAATGGGATGGAGAGGGCCGTGTTTCAAACACGTGCCTGGATTAGCGTTATTGCAGTCCTCACACCCTGTGAATGGAAAAAATACCAACGTGCCATACGATGCAGCTGTGACACTTGAACTTGGGAAATGAATTGAATCTGATTTACTCACAGAGGTTCTGTGGGGTGAAGGGCTGAAGCGTCCTGGGTTCCCAATCGTCCATTTCAGAATCTTCACTGTCGTTGTCATCTTCCTCATCTTCTGAATCCACAGTGGAGTCTGTGGCCCCCAGAGGACTGGACGAAGCCTCTGCTAAGCTGGGAAGAGCCGCGTGAGTCACAGCAAGTTGGctctgttaaaaacaaaaacagttgaTACTTTACGGTCTCGTAATAAAGGCACGCTTTTCATGCCATCAAAACATTGAGCAGGTGCATTATGGGATGCAGTTTCACCTGTGTCACAGGTTCCAAGATCGCCTGTGGGCCATCAGCTACGTTACTCAATACGTGCAGATTGGCAGTATTCATGTTCTGACCGCTCGGTAGCAACACGGTCACCTGGTGAAACAGGTAATATCCATTTTTAGTATTTACAACTGCAAGTCGTTCTTAAATGAGATCTCATTAAATGGTCACACCACCTGCTGGGTTGTGCCATCTTGCTGAATGTATGCCACCTGCGGCTGATCTGTAAACACAGcctaaacagacagacagatgaaaaaCCTCAGCTAGAAAACATGACAGTATGTTTATGAAATTATTTCCATAGCTTGTCATCCAACCATGATAAAAATCCGCAAGTCCACGTCATCTTCATTGGCTGGTGTAACGCACCTGAGTTCCATCAGCAGGATGTATGTACACCAGCGTGTGTTCGGCCGACTCGACGGATGTGTAGGAGCTTCCGTCAGCGGTGTATACGACCTGCTGCTGTCCCCGGTCAGACTGATCCCCGCCGTACACGATCTGAGCCACCGTACCAGCCTCAAAATGCACCTAGACATCCATGATATACGTCAATCTCACATGTAAAATACCCAGGTTACAATtaatcccccccaaaaaacttttattcctGTTGTTCTCCTTTGTGATACTTTACTAtcattgttttttactaaatctatttaatttgtttatttagacCAGTGTTAAACACTATTATAATGATGTTtagttataataaatattagtaatataaatgtactttatatttttacattataacaTATTGAAAATGAAACTGTATGTCTGCCTCTAAAGCCTACAAGATCATTACCAATGGGCTGTTTGCACAAGATAGTGACGGCGAGATTTTGCGATGCCAGGTTCGGCAAACTAATTTccagtcgtataacactatTGAGTTGTTGTGGCTTAGCAAtataaagaggatctgtcatatcgctgatatattactttctacttttttatctaaaataaaatttatcCATATTTGCctgccaaaaatcctccttttcccatacagtgttTACGACCGGAATTGGTCTGCCGACTCTGGCGTCCCGgcaccatcttgtgcaactagcgaatAACGCTTAACAGAGAAGTATGGAAGACAATTATTGTTAAAGCCGCGCGggctttgtagtttttcgaccttaaaataatgtctcttaaattattttagtggtagaacaactcttaaccggaCGAATTCTACAACCGCCCCACCCATACCCTGCaacatggtttccaaacaacgtttctgcattcgccagGTTTCATCAGCTTAGCCAACAAATTCACCTGTATTGCGCGGAAGCAAtacacggggaagcttatacagggACATtttttacaacactggtaacagactattgcgcttatcaaccacaccCGGGAGCcttgagcaaaagttctaaagTGTGGCTTTAAAGATGGATTTAGAAAATAGCAACTTGTCCAAgtgcaaataaacataaaataaagatGTATATCCTTTGTGGAGTCAATCTCTGTCAAATTAAAGTAACTTTATACATAGCATGTGACGTTAAAGAGCCTGGTTTGGTTATACCTGAGTTGGGTTGCCAGTGTCATTATTTGCATCTGTACTCCACACAGGTGATGTCTCCTCTTTTGCGTCCATGGCAATGGCCTGAGGTGACTCCAAACACCTCCTTCTCCTATCCACCTGTCATCAACCACCAGCGGGACCTATAGACATAAACCAGTGTTCATACAAATAATCTCAGAACAACAACATTCTAGCACTGCACTACATTTAAAGAACTGGTACTGCCATATTATACAATATCTGAAAAGTAAGGCTAGTTACATTCTGAATGAAAACGGTTTATGGACACTTTCTAACCAATAACCTATGGTGACTTTGGTGATCACTGTATAGGTAGTTACTGTATAGACAATACTGTAGagtttttaatcatttgaattacagaaaccacacacacaaaaagaaaaaagacagtAGATATTCACGTAAATTTCCATTTTAAAATGGCCTAATCTTTGTTTATGACTCTTAATAAATCAATgcaaaacatttacagtacagcgATGAGACTGAATGCCCATTTCAAACACTATGCATTGCACGTTGCTGAATAATTACCATATTCCTGTACCATGGCATTTAAGTGGCACTCATTTGTAGTTTCAAAAATACCACGATACACATCTCCCTAAAAGTGTCATGAATTATAATGGGGAACGGAAGATTTGccgttaaaaaatgaaataagtgCAGTGTATTGCATCGTCTCGAGCGCATTAGATAACGTTAGCCGTTGTACCGGAGAGGTCACGACACAGTAGTGACACATTTCGTGTGATTTGTACAGGGCGATTTATTGAAAGCACGcagtttaacacaaataaaggcGCGTGCTACGGAGGAGCGGTCAGTCTAATCGCTCCGCGGGGGTAGAAGAAGCGCGCGGCCGGAGAGAAAATCCCCAACAGCCGCGCGGGGAGAAAACACAGACGCAAATGCGTGTAACCTCGGCCCTCTTCAACCCCCGGGATGAAATAGCACGTTACAACCGCTGTAGTCACGACAGATGCGCTAAGGACATTATCCAGTCTCTCCCCCCTGTTTTAAGCCCGCAGGTTGGGAGTTCCAGTCGGACCATACCACACAACCTGCAGCGGCACTGAAACACTTTCACGCCGGTATTATAAGACATTAACCCACACGGAAGGCCATTAACGTTAATGAGACAGAGCAGATACCCTGTATGACCGGTTAGGGCCCATGATTGCCGTTTTAAATAAGTATAATAGATACACTGAGGTGTATAAATGCAAGACAGAAGCTCTCCGCTCCCCGCTCATAGTTGAGCCCGGCCGGCGCGCTCTGTGCGTGTGTCTGCAGCAGAATAGGAAGACACGACACGGCTCCATTTTGGGTGGGACTAAGACAGCAACAAAGCACGGCGAAGACACTCGACAAAATATATCTGCGCTCTAATCGAGCCTCTAACGGAAACTGGGCTGTGAATTTTGCGGGACACTTACTGAGAGACGATCCTGAATCCGCGCTTAAGGTTCTGATGTGGATTTCCCGAGAGTTTTAAGCATTTTTTGGAAAAGGTTGAAGTGGGTCTTCCCTCAGAATGGTAGCTGCAGAGATGGCTGGCTTGCATATATTAACATAATCTGCCTAGCAACAGACGCGCGGCCCGAGGCGACAGTTTGcgcattattatgtttttaagaATTGTGAGGCTGTAGAAGCATAGGTGTCGTGCCGGATTACGTCCGTGTTGTTTAAATTGAATTTTGATGAGTATagattgattttcattttaagatGTTTGTTGTTTCGTGGTTTTAAAGTGGTCACGCAGCCCTGCCAGTGCCAATGAGAATTTTCCGCCATTTGTCCGAACCAatggaaaaaaagaaatgcGCAAGGCCGTCCAATGAAAAAATGACGTGACAGACCGACCAATGACATTGTGAAAAGATCACGAATCAAGGTCTCTTAGCGACCTTTTTATATAATGTCAAATCGGGCAAGTTGTcagatatttttacattaatacAATACATTAATACAGTTTTTTGCAGGCCAACAACATTTGCAGGCCAAAATGATATTCCTACATTACACTTTTGTAATATTATGCATGGTGTATTATTTATTGGTTAAACTTTAAAAGGTTTATAAGCTGTTTTATGGCAGGATTAATTATCAATGGTGTAGTTCTGCTAACTTTAAGAAAATAAGATGTGTGTCCATGCAAAAACAAAGAATATTTCTATACATTTTCACTGGAGCTaaaagtgtgacaactagccaCAGTCTAGTTTTATGTAAAtacatacattcattttataacagaaatCATTCCTTTAAATTCcccaaaataatgtaaatataaaataacaatattatatattttgtatcaTTAAAACAGATAATACATTCTTTTTATCACTTCAATATTCAATTACAGGGTGTTACAAATTGCTGTTTCTCCCAATCTTTTTACAGTTCTTGTATAATTGTGTGGTGCTAATTAAtgtggtcatttttattttcatgtagaatcaatgttttagtgtatatttagctcaagtaaattttgagcttatatcattaattacgatatatcggtatattgcaaataaacaaaaactgtacacattttcacatattttaaaaatgattttccaACTGTAAATCCAACAATAAtactgaaatgtataaatgtgtgagaTACCATCATGGTAAAAAAACTgtgattttcgtattcagcaCGTTAAACTTAATAAACAGTCAAAATTAAAGCGAAACACAACtttctaaaaaatgtttaaagttacCATGAGACGGAAATTGCGactgacttcttttccgtatagTGACGTATATCCAAGTGAAATGGcttctgaaatttgaaaaaaaaatgtagggcggggctttatttt
Protein-coding regions in this window:
- the prdm10 gene encoding PR domain zinc finger protein 10 isoform X2, giving the protein MDAKEETSPVWSTDANNDTGNPTQVHFEAGTVAQIVYGGDQSDRGQQQVVYTADGSSYTSVESAEHTLVYIHPADGTQAVFTDQPQVAYIQQDGTTQQVTVLLPSGQNMNTANLHVLSNVADGPQAILEPVTQSQLAVTHAALPSLAEASSSPLGATDSTVDSEDEEDDNDSEDSEMDDWEPRTLQPFTPQNLWCEDCNNANPGTCLKHGPLHPILSRPVMSKARASLPLILYIDRFLGGVFTKRRIPKRTQFGPVEGPLVRQSQLQDTHIHLKLYMLNPEREGERTEDLWFDLTNEEQCNWMMFVRPAQNHLEQNLVAYQYGSEIFYTSIKNIQPKQELKVWYAASYAEFVNQKVHDVTEEERKVLREQEKNWPCYECNRRFMSSEQLQQHLNMHDDKLDLVQRPKGRGRGRGRKRFGAARRPGRRTKFICSQTPVESADKTQELLASVDKLPYEERTDGALNGLKVVEMTADPVEAEIGEGLDTLATHTESLQDEGDSGTLPPPLEVPESAKEDLPQTVTADPHLTPQDMRRARRIRNAALQHLFIRKSFRPFKCLQCGKAFRDKDKLDQHMRYHGRDGCRHVCHQCGKGFLSSDALEDHLQLHSDQRTYSCLFCMESYDRLDLLKVHVGVHLVNGCFSCPSCKKSFTDFIQVKKHVRSFHSEKIFQCTECDKAFCRPDKLRLHMLRHSDRKDFLCSTCGKQFKRKDKLREHMQRMHNPEREAKKADRNHRTKALKQKEPTTDFESFMFKCRLCMMGFRRRGMLVNHLSKRHPEMRIEEVPELTLPIIKPNRDYFCQYCDKVYKSASKRKAHILKNHPGAELPPSIRKLRPAGPGEPDPMLSTHTQLTGTIATAPVCCPHCAKQYSSKTKMVQHIRKKHPEYPYNSSSIQAPLAASIISSTPADGSTAEAVVTTDLLTQAMTELSQTLNTDYQRIQYIPISQAAGGGLAQPQHIQLQVVQVAQASSPHSQHSTVDVSQLHDPHSYSQHSIQVQHIQVTEPTGSVQANAQVTGQPLSPSSQQAAQELSTTQLTPVTLAQGQTLQTSTNQTQVASQHAYLPSNWNYRSYPSEIQMMALPHTQYVIAEASTPVTAAANSSHVKTTHYVISEGQTELDGKELNPSTSEHVNSDPLEQPNVSQQTTTQYIITTTTNGTGASEVHITKP
- the prdm10 gene encoding PR domain zinc finger protein 10 isoform X1; this encodes MDAKEETSPVWSTDANNDTGNPTQVHFEAGTVAQIVYGGDQSDRGQQQVVYTADGSSYTSVESAEHTLVYIHPADGTQAVFTDQPQVAYIQQDGTTQQVTVLLPSGQNMNTANLHVLSNVADGPQAILEPVTQSQLAVTHAALPSLAEASSSPLGATDSTVDSEDEEDDNDSEDSEMDDWEPRTLQPFTPQNLWCEDCNNANPGTCLKHGPLHPILSRPVMSKARASLPLILYIDRFLGGVFTKRRIPKRTQFGPVEGPLVRQSQLQDTHIHLKLYMLNPEREGERTEDLWFDLTNEEQCNWMMFVRPAQNHLEQNLVAYQYGSEIFYTSIKNIQPKQELKVWYAASYAEFVNQKVHDVTEEERKVLREQEKNWPCYECNRRFMSSEQLQQHLNMHDDKLDLVQRPKGRGRGRGRKRFGAARRPGRRTKFICSQTPVESADKTQELLASVDKLPYEERTDGALNGLKVVEMTADPVEAEIGEGLDTLATHTESLQDEGDSGTLPPPLEVPESAKEDLPQTVTADPHLTPQDMRRARRIRVDLQNAALQHLFIRKSFRPFKCLQCGKAFRDKDKLDQHMRYHGRDGCRHVCHQCGKGFLSSDALEDHLQLHSDQRTYSCLFCMESYDRLDLLKVHVGVHLVNGCFSCPSCKKSFTDFIQVKKHVRSFHSEKIFQCTECDKAFCRPDKLRLHMLRHSDRKDFLCSTCGKQFKRKDKLREHMQRMHNPEREAKKADRNHRTKALKQKEPTTDFESFMFKCRLCMMGFRRRGMLVNHLSKRHPEMRIEEVPELTLPIIKPNRDYFCQYCDKVYKSASKRKAHILKNHPGAELPPSIRKLRPAGPGEPDPMLSTHTQLTGTIATAPVCCPHCAKQYSSKTKMVQHIRKKHPEYPYNSSSIQAPLAASIISSTPADGSTAEAVVTTDLLTQAMTELSQTLNTDYQRIQYIPISQAAGGGLAQPQHIQLQVVQVAQASSPHSQHSTVDVSQLHDPHSYSQHSIQVQHIQVTEPTGSVQANAQVTGQPLSPSSQQAAQELSTTQLTPVTLAQGQTLQTSTNQTQVASQHAYLPSNWNYRSYPSEIQMMALPHTQYVIAEASTPVTAAANSSHVKTTHYVISEGQTELDGKELNPSTSEHVNSDPLEQPNVSQQTTTQYIITTTTNGTGASEVHITKP